A part of Variovorax sp. HW608 genomic DNA contains:
- a CDS encoding glycine zipper 2TM domain-containing protein, protein MASISPSRRGAVDGAATRPPWASICVLAAMLATPLTVAQAQTPPPAEQAPAAAPSKPCSVCGKVESVRQVKSSKPTSGVGAVAGGVVGGVIGHQIGSGRGRTVATVAGAAGGAYAGNTVEKKKNAKTAYEVSVRMQDGSMRTVQTTTAPPVGQAVTLKGDVLQPASSKKK, encoded by the coding sequence ATGGCATCCATTTCACCCAGCCGCCGCGGCGCTGTGGACGGCGCGGCGACCCGGCCTCCATGGGCTTCGATCTGCGTGCTCGCCGCGATGCTGGCCACGCCGTTGACCGTGGCGCAGGCGCAGACGCCGCCGCCCGCGGAACAGGCGCCCGCGGCTGCGCCTTCGAAGCCCTGTTCCGTCTGCGGCAAGGTCGAATCCGTACGTCAGGTCAAGAGTTCGAAGCCGACCTCCGGCGTGGGTGCCGTGGCCGGCGGCGTGGTCGGTGGCGTGATCGGCCACCAGATCGGCAGCGGCAGGGGGCGGACCGTCGCCACCGTCGCCGGCGCGGCCGGCGGCGCCTACGCGGGCAACACGGTCGAGAAAAAGAAGAACGCCAAGACGGCCTACGAGGTCAGCGTGCGGATGCAGGACGGCTCGATGCGCACGGTTCAGACCACGACCGCGCCACCGGTCGGACAGGCGGTCACGCTGAAGGGGGACGTGCTGCAGCCGGCGAGCAGCAAGAAGAAGTAG